A single window of Phycisphaeraceae bacterium DNA harbors:
- a CDS encoding HAMP domain-containing protein: MRAFWRQPRAQDGPKLPSMRLEWQAIFCALALMLFTVGAISALQARAGDRWVTTELTREAQDNARLFVHKFAEMTLASHDAAAEALTKITFEDPHIAFVLVTDLEGRVVAKRTRDPSAAESHRLATRCCAGRAPCETCTLVPIVGVNEHEGRAATVALWNADGTAFGHATLGIIDPAYTDARRDLARVALVAGLSVCAIATPFVAMGARRLALPLRRLALAAERLADGLSPEPIPLKGPLEIASVAHSFNRMASSLEEANAAILAINADLEHAVEQRTGELNRLNERLRVELAERAQFFRTISHDLGAPLRNTAGMLALLRRKHAERLPPDATERLDRIGACIELELDMIRDLLEVSRVGATEEHPERVESESVVDELRAAFEHDLRSKRIQLVVRRPLPTLHLERARLRQVLQNLLDNAIKYMGDSPKRFIDIVAWTDESGATFCVADTGPGIPHAEHESIFDMFRRASTATPDIKGSGVGLAAVKGIVERWGGTVHLDSDPGRGSRFVFTVPSERVVTTDAPGAASENRASSGGR; the protein is encoded by the coding sequence GTGCGTGCTTTCTGGCGCCAACCGAGGGCCCAGGATGGGCCCAAGCTGCCGTCGATGCGCCTGGAATGGCAGGCGATCTTCTGCGCGCTGGCGTTGATGCTGTTCACCGTGGGCGCCATCAGCGCGCTGCAGGCGCGCGCCGGCGACCGCTGGGTCACCACCGAGCTGACCCGAGAGGCGCAGGACAACGCGCGCCTGTTCGTGCACAAGTTCGCCGAGATGACGCTCGCGTCCCACGACGCCGCCGCCGAGGCGCTGACGAAGATCACCTTCGAGGACCCGCACATCGCGTTCGTGCTCGTCACCGATCTGGAGGGTCGCGTCGTCGCCAAGCGCACGCGCGACCCGAGCGCCGCCGAGTCGCACCGGCTCGCGACGCGCTGCTGCGCGGGACGAGCCCCCTGCGAGACCTGCACGCTCGTGCCGATCGTGGGCGTCAACGAGCACGAGGGACGCGCCGCGACCGTCGCTCTCTGGAACGCCGACGGCACGGCGTTCGGCCACGCGACGCTGGGCATCATCGACCCCGCCTATACCGACGCGCGCCGCGACCTCGCGCGCGTCGCGCTCGTCGCGGGCCTTTCGGTCTGCGCCATCGCCACCCCCTTCGTCGCGATGGGCGCGCGCCGGCTCGCACTCCCGCTCCGCCGGCTCGCGCTCGCGGCGGAGCGCCTCGCCGACGGGCTGAGCCCCGAGCCCATCCCCCTCAAGGGCCCGCTCGAGATCGCGTCGGTCGCGCACTCGTTCAACCGCATGGCGTCCTCGCTCGAGGAGGCCAACGCCGCGATCCTCGCGATCAACGCCGACCTCGAGCACGCCGTCGAGCAGCGCACCGGCGAGCTGAACCGGCTCAACGAGCGCCTGCGCGTCGAGCTCGCCGAGCGCGCCCAGTTCTTCCGGACCATCAGCCACGACCTCGGGGCCCCGCTGCGCAACACCGCCGGGATGCTCGCCCTCCTGCGCCGAAAGCACGCGGAGCGCCTGCCCCCCGACGCGACCGAGCGCCTCGATCGCATCGGCGCGTGCATCGAGCTCGAGCTCGACATGATCCGCGACCTGCTCGAGGTCTCTCGCGTCGGCGCGACCGAGGAGCACCCCGAACGCGTCGAGTCCGAGTCCGTCGTCGACGAGCTGCGCGCGGCGTTCGAGCACGACCTGCGCTCCAAGCGCATCCAGCTCGTCGTGCGCCGGCCCCTGCCCACGCTCCACCTCGAGCGCGCACGCCTGCGCCAGGTCCTCCAGAACCTGCTCGACAACGCGATCAAGTACATGGGCGATTCGCCCAAGCGCTTCATCGACATCGTCGCCTGGACCGACGAGTCGGGCGCGACCTTCTGCGTCGCCGACACCGGGCCGGGCATCCCCCACGCAGAGCACGAGTCGATCTTCGACATGTTCCGCCGCGCGTCGACGGCGACTCCCGACATCAAGGGCTCGGGCGTCGGCCTCGCCGCCGTCAAGGGCATCGTCGAACGCTGGGGCGGGACCGTGCACCTCGACAGCGACCCGGGGCGCGGGTCGCGGTTCGTGTTCACCGTCCCCTCCGAGCGCGTGGTGACAACCGACGCGCCGGGGGCCGCGTCCGAGAACCGCGCGAGTTCGGGCGGACGCTGA
- a CDS encoding diguanylate cyclase produces MRERRPGMPVIVVTAENRSETLLDTIRLGAADYLLKTAELVSTIPLAVEKNLTLAHAQRENERLQAALAESLEEITHKNEELQLLVRQLETAATTDPLTGLANRRRLSDRLEQMYAEAVRYNTDLACILLDLDGFKEINDTLGHHAGDDLLVQIARIIAREARASDLPARFGGDEFVILLPHTSCDTAVALAQRLVDTFSRMSPPGARSHGALQNCGMSVGVSSVATSKPSSGEELIHHADKAMYAAKDAGRRCIRVCGPDGRTAVPPRNLAA; encoded by the coding sequence ATGCGCGAGCGCAGGCCCGGCATGCCCGTGATCGTCGTCACCGCCGAGAACAGGTCCGAGACGCTCCTCGACACCATCCGGCTCGGCGCCGCCGATTACCTGCTCAAGACCGCCGAGCTGGTCTCGACGATCCCGCTCGCCGTCGAGAAGAACCTCACCCTCGCGCACGCGCAGCGCGAGAACGAGCGCCTGCAGGCCGCCCTCGCCGAATCCCTCGAAGAGATCACGCACAAGAACGAGGAGCTCCAGCTCCTGGTGCGCCAGCTCGAGACCGCCGCCACCACCGACCCGCTCACCGGGCTCGCCAACCGCAGGCGCCTCTCCGACCGGCTCGAGCAGATGTACGCCGAGGCGGTCCGCTACAACACCGACCTGGCCTGCATCCTCCTCGACCTCGACGGCTTCAAAGAGATCAACGACACCCTGGGCCACCACGCCGGCGACGACCTGCTCGTCCAGATCGCGCGCATCATCGCCCGCGAGGCGCGCGCCTCCGACCTGCCCGCCCGCTTCGGAGGCGACGAGTTCGTCATCCTCCTCCCCCACACCTCCTGCGACACCGCCGTCGCCCTCGCCCAGCGCCTCGTCGACACCTTCTCTCGCATGAGCCCCCCCGGCGCGCGCTCGCACGGCGCGCTCCAGAACTGCGGCATGTCGGTGGGCGTCTCCTCCGTCGCGACCAGCAAGCCCTCCAGCGGCGAAGAACTCATCCACCACGCCGACAAGGCCATGTACGCCGCCAAGGACGCCGGGCGACGCTGCATCCGCGTCTGCGGGCCCGACGGACGCACCGCCGTCCCCCCTCGCAACCTCGCCGCCTGA